Proteins encoded in a region of the Hippocampus zosterae strain Florida chromosome 11, ASM2543408v3, whole genome shotgun sequence genome:
- the rasgrp3 gene encoding ras guanyl-releasing protein 3 isoform X1: protein MGSSTLGKAATLDALIKECIHAFDDNGVLQTNLPRMLLLMHRWYVSSSELAGKLLMMYRDCNNDDCHKTRLKICYLMRYWIGTFPAEFNLDLGLIRITEEFREVAERLSCEEHFKLIDISTIPSYDWMRKLTQRKKQAKKGKASLLFDHLEPMELAEHLTFLEFKSIRRISFPDYKSYVIHGCLVDNPTLERSIALFNGVSQWVQLMVLSKLTPPTRAEVITKYIHVAQKLLQLQNFNTLMAVVGGLSHSSISRLKETQSYLSAEVVKMWREMTELVSSNNNYSYYRKAFSDCQGFKIPILGVHLKDLIAMHVVFPDWVEDSNKVNLVKMQQLYMTFNELVSLQSTAAQVEPNMDLIYLLTLSLDLYYTEDEIYDLSLLREPRNAKSLPTSPTTPNKPLVPLDWASGVMTKPDPTVVNKHIRKVVESVFRNYDPDHDGYISQEDFENIAANFPFLDSFCVLDKDQDGLISKDEMIAYFLRANPLLQCKMGPGFLHNFQEMTYLKPTFCEHCAGFLWGIIKQGYKCKDCGVNCHKQCRELLVLACRKLLRSGSFGCVTPDRLTHSSLPSSPTLNTCTDKDEVFEFPSVTAARPIRDTKGITLMTGSAQRISVRLQRATISQATQTEPLWPEHSWGTANSGSHTFPKTKYRTQRETCKNKAFTSWENEDKRPRQTGLVQCSGSSLEKTAVLGELVEITDRRITRRGKDS from the exons ATGGGATCATCAACACTGGGAAAGGCAGCTACTCTTGATGCTCTCATAAAGGAATGTATCCATGCATTTG ATGACAACGGAGTGCTGCAGACCAACTTACCTCGCATGCTCCTGCTGATGCATCGCTGGTATgtttcatcttccgaactggcTGGAAAACTGCTGATGAT GTACCGTGATTGCAACAATGATGACTGCCATAAAACAAGACTGAAGATTTGTTACTTAATGAG GTACTGGATAGGAACATTCCCTGCAGAGTTCAACCTGGACTTGGGTCTGATTCGAATAACAGAGGAGTTCAGAGAAGTCGCTGAAAGGCTCAGCTGCGAGGAGCATTTCAAATTGATTGACATCTCCACTAT TCCTTCGTATGACTGGATGCGTAAGTTGACGCAGCGTAAAAAGCAGGCGAAGAAAGGCAAAGCTTCGCTGTTGTTTGACCACCTTGAACCCATGGAGCTGGCGGAACATCTGACCTTTTTGGAATTTAAATCCATCAGGAGGATATCG TTCCCTGATTACAAGAGCTATGTGATCCATGGTTGCTTGGTGGACAATCCAACACTGGAACGCTCCATTGCTTTGTTCAACGGAGTTTCACAGTGGGTCCAACTTATGGTGTTAAGCAAGCTGACACCTCCAACCAGGGCAGAGGTTATCACCAAATACATCCATGTGGCTCAG AAACTTCTGCAGCTGCAGAACTTCAATACTTTAATGGCGGTGGTGGGAGGGCTGAGCCACAGCTCCATTTCTCGTCTGAAGGAGACACAATCTTATCTCTCTGCAGAGGTAGTTAAG ATGTGGCGTGAAATGACCGAACTGGTCTCTTCCAACAATAACTACTCCTACTACCGTAAGGCCTTCAGTGACTGTCAAGGCTTTAAAATCCCCATCCTGGGTGTGCACTTGAAGGATCTCATAGCCATGCATGTGGTCTTTCCTGACTGGGTGGAAGACAGCAATAAGGTGAACCTAGTGAAGATGCAGCAGCTCTACATGACTTTCAACGAGCTGGTGTCATTGCAGAGCACAGCAGCTCAAGTGGAGCCCAACATGGACCTGATCTACTTGCTCACG CTTTCTTTAGATCTTTACTACACTGAAGATGAGATTTATGATTTGTCATTGCTACGGGAACCGCGAAATGCTAAATCACTG CCTACCTCTCCCACGACTCCCAACAAGCCGCTTGTACCACTGGACTGGGCTTCAGGTGTCATGACCAAACCAGACCCCACTGTGGTCAATAAACATATCAGGAAAGTGGTTGAG TCAGTGTTCAGGAACTACGACCCTGACCACGATGGCTATATTTCTCAAGAAGACTTTGAAAATATTGCTGCTAACTTTCCCTTCCTGGACTCCTTCTGCGTTTTGGACAAAGATCA aGATGGCCTGATCAGTAAAGACGAGATGATAGCGTACTTCCTTCGAGCAAACCCGCTGCTCCAGTGTAAAATGGGTCCAGGATTCCTGCATAACTTTCAGGAAATGACATATCTGAAACCCACCTTCTGCGAACACTGTGCTGGCTTT CTCTGGGGGATCATCAAACAGGGCTACAAGTGTAAAG ACTGTGGTGTCAACTGCCATAAACAATGTCGGGAGCTCCTGGTTTTAGCTTGCAGAAAGCTGCTGCGCTCTGGTTCCTTTGGGTGCGTGACCCCTGACAGGCTGACACACAGCTCGTTGCCCAGCAGCCCAACACTAAACACCTGTACTG ACAAGGACGAGGTGTTTGAGTTCCCCAGTGTGACAGCAGCACGCCCTATTCGGGATACAAAAGGCATCACCCTCATGACTGGCTCAGCCCAGAGGATCTCGGTCCGCCTGCAAAGGGCCACTATCAGCCAAGCCACTCAGACTGAACCTCTGTGGCCAGAACACAGTTGGGGGACCGCAAACAGCGGATCCCACACCTTCCCCAAAACCAAGTACCGCACTCAAAGAGAGACTTGTAAAAATAAAGCTTTCACATCATGGGAAAACGAGGACAAGAGGCCACGGCAGACGGGTTTGGTACAATGCAGCGGTTCCAGTCTGGAGAAGACGGCTGTCCTTGGAGAGCTCGTGGAGATCACAGATCGCAGGATCACACGCAGAGGCAAG GACAGCTGA
- the rasgrp3 gene encoding ras guanyl-releasing protein 3 isoform X4 produces MRKLTQRKKQAKKGKASLLFDHLEPMELAEHLTFLEFKSIRRISFPDYKSYVIHGCLVDNPTLERSIALFNGVSQWVQLMVLSKLTPPTRAEVITKYIHVAQKLLQLQNFNTLMAVVGGLSHSSISRLKETQSYLSAEVVKMWREMTELVSSNNNYSYYRKAFSDCQGFKIPILGVHLKDLIAMHVVFPDWVEDSNKVNLVKMQQLYMTFNELVSLQSTAAQVEPNMDLIYLLTLSLDLYYTEDEIYDLSLLREPRNAKSLPTSPTTPNKPLVPLDWASGVMTKPDPTVVNKHIRKVVESVFRNYDPDHDGYISQEDFENIAANFPFLDSFCVLDKDQDGLISKDEMIAYFLRANPLLQCKMGPGFLHNFQEMTYLKPTFCEHCAGFLWGIIKQGYKCKDCGVNCHKQCRELLVLACRKLLRSGSFGCVTPDRLTHSSLPSSPTLNTCTDKDEVFEFPSVTAARPIRDTKGITLMTGSAQRISVRLQRATISQATQTEPLWPEHSWGTANSGSHTFPKTKYRTQRETCKNKAFTSWENEDKRPRQTGLVQCSGSSLEKTAVLGELVEITDRRITRRGKDS; encoded by the exons ATGCGTAAGTTGACGCAGCGTAAAAAGCAGGCGAAGAAAGGCAAAGCTTCGCTGTTGTTTGACCACCTTGAACCCATGGAGCTGGCGGAACATCTGACCTTTTTGGAATTTAAATCCATCAGGAGGATATCG TTCCCTGATTACAAGAGCTATGTGATCCATGGTTGCTTGGTGGACAATCCAACACTGGAACGCTCCATTGCTTTGTTCAACGGAGTTTCACAGTGGGTCCAACTTATGGTGTTAAGCAAGCTGACACCTCCAACCAGGGCAGAGGTTATCACCAAATACATCCATGTGGCTCAG AAACTTCTGCAGCTGCAGAACTTCAATACTTTAATGGCGGTGGTGGGAGGGCTGAGCCACAGCTCCATTTCTCGTCTGAAGGAGACACAATCTTATCTCTCTGCAGAGGTAGTTAAG ATGTGGCGTGAAATGACCGAACTGGTCTCTTCCAACAATAACTACTCCTACTACCGTAAGGCCTTCAGTGACTGTCAAGGCTTTAAAATCCCCATCCTGGGTGTGCACTTGAAGGATCTCATAGCCATGCATGTGGTCTTTCCTGACTGGGTGGAAGACAGCAATAAGGTGAACCTAGTGAAGATGCAGCAGCTCTACATGACTTTCAACGAGCTGGTGTCATTGCAGAGCACAGCAGCTCAAGTGGAGCCCAACATGGACCTGATCTACTTGCTCACG CTTTCTTTAGATCTTTACTACACTGAAGATGAGATTTATGATTTGTCATTGCTACGGGAACCGCGAAATGCTAAATCACTG CCTACCTCTCCCACGACTCCCAACAAGCCGCTTGTACCACTGGACTGGGCTTCAGGTGTCATGACCAAACCAGACCCCACTGTGGTCAATAAACATATCAGGAAAGTGGTTGAG TCAGTGTTCAGGAACTACGACCCTGACCACGATGGCTATATTTCTCAAGAAGACTTTGAAAATATTGCTGCTAACTTTCCCTTCCTGGACTCCTTCTGCGTTTTGGACAAAGATCA aGATGGCCTGATCAGTAAAGACGAGATGATAGCGTACTTCCTTCGAGCAAACCCGCTGCTCCAGTGTAAAATGGGTCCAGGATTCCTGCATAACTTTCAGGAAATGACATATCTGAAACCCACCTTCTGCGAACACTGTGCTGGCTTT CTCTGGGGGATCATCAAACAGGGCTACAAGTGTAAAG ACTGTGGTGTCAACTGCCATAAACAATGTCGGGAGCTCCTGGTTTTAGCTTGCAGAAAGCTGCTGCGCTCTGGTTCCTTTGGGTGCGTGACCCCTGACAGGCTGACACACAGCTCGTTGCCCAGCAGCCCAACACTAAACACCTGTACTG ACAAGGACGAGGTGTTTGAGTTCCCCAGTGTGACAGCAGCACGCCCTATTCGGGATACAAAAGGCATCACCCTCATGACTGGCTCAGCCCAGAGGATCTCGGTCCGCCTGCAAAGGGCCACTATCAGCCAAGCCACTCAGACTGAACCTCTGTGGCCAGAACACAGTTGGGGGACCGCAAACAGCGGATCCCACACCTTCCCCAAAACCAAGTACCGCACTCAAAGAGAGACTTGTAAAAATAAAGCTTTCACATCATGGGAAAACGAGGACAAGAGGCCACGGCAGACGGGTTTGGTACAATGCAGCGGTTCCAGTCTGGAGAAGACGGCTGTCCTTGGAGAGCTCGTGGAGATCACAGATCGCAGGATCACACGCAGAGGCAAG GACAGCTGA
- the rasgrp3 gene encoding ras guanyl-releasing protein 3 isoform X3, with the protein MGSSTLGKAATLDALIKECIHAFDDNGVLQTNLPRMLLLMHRWYVSSSELAGKLLMMYRDCNNDDCHKTRLKICYLMRYWIGTFPAEFNLDLGLIRITEEFREVAERLSCEEHFKLIDISTIPSYDWMRKLTQRKKQAKKGKASLLFDHLEPMELAEHLTFLEFKSIRRISFPDYKSYVIHGCLVDNPTLERSIALFNGVSQWVQLMVLSKLTPPTRAEVITKYIHVAQKLLQLQNFNTLMAVVGGLSHSSISRLKETQSYLSAEVVKDLIAMHVVFPDWVEDSNKVNLVKMQQLYMTFNELVSLQSTAAQVEPNMDLIYLLTLSLDLYYTEDEIYDLSLLREPRNAKSLPTSPTTPNKPLVPLDWASGVMTKPDPTVVNKHIRKVVESVFRNYDPDHDGYISQEDFENIAANFPFLDSFCVLDKDQDGLISKDEMIAYFLRANPLLQCKMGPGFLHNFQEMTYLKPTFCEHCAGFLWGIIKQGYKCKDCGVNCHKQCRELLVLACRKLLRSGSFGCVTPDRLTHSSLPSSPTLNTCTDKDEVFEFPSVTAARPIRDTKGITLMTGSAQRISVRLQRATISQATQTEPLWPEHSWGTANSGSHTFPKTKYRTQRETCKNKAFTSWENEDKRPRQTGLVQCSGSSLEKTAVLGELVEITDRRITRRGKDS; encoded by the exons ATGGGATCATCAACACTGGGAAAGGCAGCTACTCTTGATGCTCTCATAAAGGAATGTATCCATGCATTTG ATGACAACGGAGTGCTGCAGACCAACTTACCTCGCATGCTCCTGCTGATGCATCGCTGGTATgtttcatcttccgaactggcTGGAAAACTGCTGATGAT GTACCGTGATTGCAACAATGATGACTGCCATAAAACAAGACTGAAGATTTGTTACTTAATGAG GTACTGGATAGGAACATTCCCTGCAGAGTTCAACCTGGACTTGGGTCTGATTCGAATAACAGAGGAGTTCAGAGAAGTCGCTGAAAGGCTCAGCTGCGAGGAGCATTTCAAATTGATTGACATCTCCACTAT TCCTTCGTATGACTGGATGCGTAAGTTGACGCAGCGTAAAAAGCAGGCGAAGAAAGGCAAAGCTTCGCTGTTGTTTGACCACCTTGAACCCATGGAGCTGGCGGAACATCTGACCTTTTTGGAATTTAAATCCATCAGGAGGATATCG TTCCCTGATTACAAGAGCTATGTGATCCATGGTTGCTTGGTGGACAATCCAACACTGGAACGCTCCATTGCTTTGTTCAACGGAGTTTCACAGTGGGTCCAACTTATGGTGTTAAGCAAGCTGACACCTCCAACCAGGGCAGAGGTTATCACCAAATACATCCATGTGGCTCAG AAACTTCTGCAGCTGCAGAACTTCAATACTTTAATGGCGGTGGTGGGAGGGCTGAGCCACAGCTCCATTTCTCGTCTGAAGGAGACACAATCTTATCTCTCTGCAGAGGTAGTTAAG GATCTCATAGCCATGCATGTGGTCTTTCCTGACTGGGTGGAAGACAGCAATAAGGTGAACCTAGTGAAGATGCAGCAGCTCTACATGACTTTCAACGAGCTGGTGTCATTGCAGAGCACAGCAGCTCAAGTGGAGCCCAACATGGACCTGATCTACTTGCTCACG CTTTCTTTAGATCTTTACTACACTGAAGATGAGATTTATGATTTGTCATTGCTACGGGAACCGCGAAATGCTAAATCACTG CCTACCTCTCCCACGACTCCCAACAAGCCGCTTGTACCACTGGACTGGGCTTCAGGTGTCATGACCAAACCAGACCCCACTGTGGTCAATAAACATATCAGGAAAGTGGTTGAG TCAGTGTTCAGGAACTACGACCCTGACCACGATGGCTATATTTCTCAAGAAGACTTTGAAAATATTGCTGCTAACTTTCCCTTCCTGGACTCCTTCTGCGTTTTGGACAAAGATCA aGATGGCCTGATCAGTAAAGACGAGATGATAGCGTACTTCCTTCGAGCAAACCCGCTGCTCCAGTGTAAAATGGGTCCAGGATTCCTGCATAACTTTCAGGAAATGACATATCTGAAACCCACCTTCTGCGAACACTGTGCTGGCTTT CTCTGGGGGATCATCAAACAGGGCTACAAGTGTAAAG ACTGTGGTGTCAACTGCCATAAACAATGTCGGGAGCTCCTGGTTTTAGCTTGCAGAAAGCTGCTGCGCTCTGGTTCCTTTGGGTGCGTGACCCCTGACAGGCTGACACACAGCTCGTTGCCCAGCAGCCCAACACTAAACACCTGTACTG ACAAGGACGAGGTGTTTGAGTTCCCCAGTGTGACAGCAGCACGCCCTATTCGGGATACAAAAGGCATCACCCTCATGACTGGCTCAGCCCAGAGGATCTCGGTCCGCCTGCAAAGGGCCACTATCAGCCAAGCCACTCAGACTGAACCTCTGTGGCCAGAACACAGTTGGGGGACCGCAAACAGCGGATCCCACACCTTCCCCAAAACCAAGTACCGCACTCAAAGAGAGACTTGTAAAAATAAAGCTTTCACATCATGGGAAAACGAGGACAAGAGGCCACGGCAGACGGGTTTGGTACAATGCAGCGGTTCCAGTCTGGAGAAGACGGCTGTCCTTGGAGAGCTCGTGGAGATCACAGATCGCAGGATCACACGCAGAGGCAAG GACAGCTGA
- the rasgrp3 gene encoding ras guanyl-releasing protein 3 isoform X2 yields MLLLMHRWYVSSSELAGKLLMMYRDCNNDDCHKTRLKICYLMRYWIGTFPAEFNLDLGLIRITEEFREVAERLSCEEHFKLIDISTIPSYDWMRKLTQRKKQAKKGKASLLFDHLEPMELAEHLTFLEFKSIRRISFPDYKSYVIHGCLVDNPTLERSIALFNGVSQWVQLMVLSKLTPPTRAEVITKYIHVAQKLLQLQNFNTLMAVVGGLSHSSISRLKETQSYLSAEVVKMWREMTELVSSNNNYSYYRKAFSDCQGFKIPILGVHLKDLIAMHVVFPDWVEDSNKVNLVKMQQLYMTFNELVSLQSTAAQVEPNMDLIYLLTLSLDLYYTEDEIYDLSLLREPRNAKSLPTSPTTPNKPLVPLDWASGVMTKPDPTVVNKHIRKVVESVFRNYDPDHDGYISQEDFENIAANFPFLDSFCVLDKDQDGLISKDEMIAYFLRANPLLQCKMGPGFLHNFQEMTYLKPTFCEHCAGFLWGIIKQGYKCKDCGVNCHKQCRELLVLACRKLLRSGSFGCVTPDRLTHSSLPSSPTLNTCTDKDEVFEFPSVTAARPIRDTKGITLMTGSAQRISVRLQRATISQATQTEPLWPEHSWGTANSGSHTFPKTKYRTQRETCKNKAFTSWENEDKRPRQTGLVQCSGSSLEKTAVLGELVEITDRRITRRGKDS; encoded by the exons ATGCTCCTGCTGATGCATCGCTGGTATgtttcatcttccgaactggcTGGAAAACTGCTGATGAT GTACCGTGATTGCAACAATGATGACTGCCATAAAACAAGACTGAAGATTTGTTACTTAATGAG GTACTGGATAGGAACATTCCCTGCAGAGTTCAACCTGGACTTGGGTCTGATTCGAATAACAGAGGAGTTCAGAGAAGTCGCTGAAAGGCTCAGCTGCGAGGAGCATTTCAAATTGATTGACATCTCCACTAT TCCTTCGTATGACTGGATGCGTAAGTTGACGCAGCGTAAAAAGCAGGCGAAGAAAGGCAAAGCTTCGCTGTTGTTTGACCACCTTGAACCCATGGAGCTGGCGGAACATCTGACCTTTTTGGAATTTAAATCCATCAGGAGGATATCG TTCCCTGATTACAAGAGCTATGTGATCCATGGTTGCTTGGTGGACAATCCAACACTGGAACGCTCCATTGCTTTGTTCAACGGAGTTTCACAGTGGGTCCAACTTATGGTGTTAAGCAAGCTGACACCTCCAACCAGGGCAGAGGTTATCACCAAATACATCCATGTGGCTCAG AAACTTCTGCAGCTGCAGAACTTCAATACTTTAATGGCGGTGGTGGGAGGGCTGAGCCACAGCTCCATTTCTCGTCTGAAGGAGACACAATCTTATCTCTCTGCAGAGGTAGTTAAG ATGTGGCGTGAAATGACCGAACTGGTCTCTTCCAACAATAACTACTCCTACTACCGTAAGGCCTTCAGTGACTGTCAAGGCTTTAAAATCCCCATCCTGGGTGTGCACTTGAAGGATCTCATAGCCATGCATGTGGTCTTTCCTGACTGGGTGGAAGACAGCAATAAGGTGAACCTAGTGAAGATGCAGCAGCTCTACATGACTTTCAACGAGCTGGTGTCATTGCAGAGCACAGCAGCTCAAGTGGAGCCCAACATGGACCTGATCTACTTGCTCACG CTTTCTTTAGATCTTTACTACACTGAAGATGAGATTTATGATTTGTCATTGCTACGGGAACCGCGAAATGCTAAATCACTG CCTACCTCTCCCACGACTCCCAACAAGCCGCTTGTACCACTGGACTGGGCTTCAGGTGTCATGACCAAACCAGACCCCACTGTGGTCAATAAACATATCAGGAAAGTGGTTGAG TCAGTGTTCAGGAACTACGACCCTGACCACGATGGCTATATTTCTCAAGAAGACTTTGAAAATATTGCTGCTAACTTTCCCTTCCTGGACTCCTTCTGCGTTTTGGACAAAGATCA aGATGGCCTGATCAGTAAAGACGAGATGATAGCGTACTTCCTTCGAGCAAACCCGCTGCTCCAGTGTAAAATGGGTCCAGGATTCCTGCATAACTTTCAGGAAATGACATATCTGAAACCCACCTTCTGCGAACACTGTGCTGGCTTT CTCTGGGGGATCATCAAACAGGGCTACAAGTGTAAAG ACTGTGGTGTCAACTGCCATAAACAATGTCGGGAGCTCCTGGTTTTAGCTTGCAGAAAGCTGCTGCGCTCTGGTTCCTTTGGGTGCGTGACCCCTGACAGGCTGACACACAGCTCGTTGCCCAGCAGCCCAACACTAAACACCTGTACTG ACAAGGACGAGGTGTTTGAGTTCCCCAGTGTGACAGCAGCACGCCCTATTCGGGATACAAAAGGCATCACCCTCATGACTGGCTCAGCCCAGAGGATCTCGGTCCGCCTGCAAAGGGCCACTATCAGCCAAGCCACTCAGACTGAACCTCTGTGGCCAGAACACAGTTGGGGGACCGCAAACAGCGGATCCCACACCTTCCCCAAAACCAAGTACCGCACTCAAAGAGAGACTTGTAAAAATAAAGCTTTCACATCATGGGAAAACGAGGACAAGAGGCCACGGCAGACGGGTTTGGTACAATGCAGCGGTTCCAGTCTGGAGAAGACGGCTGTCCTTGGAGAGCTCGTGGAGATCACAGATCGCAGGATCACACGCAGAGGCAAG GACAGCTGA